One Thunnus maccoyii chromosome 14, fThuMac1.1, whole genome shotgun sequence genomic window carries:
- the sgms1a gene encoding phosphatidylcholine:ceramide cholinephosphotransferase 1 has translation MKRVAAWSPEDVSDWLSKEGMPEYIDALHQTDGPALLRLTEANFQMPPLSLVSSDGGQQLLEKVETLRIETHIEAHKNGHANGHAGGLPNGTSKALRNGTLGMKDFRMEMVHIPIPPTMEATRTSFPAEWGKTGIAFVYAVVCFVTTTVVISVVHERVPSKEHTPPLPDKFFDLFNRIEWAFSICEINGMLLVGLWLIQWILLKHRSIVGRRFFFIVGTLYLYRCITMYITTLPVPGMHFKCSPKLLGNWEAQMRRVMKMIAGGGLSITGSHTMCGDYLYSGHTVMLTLTYLFIKEYSPKRFWWYHWICWLLSAVGIFCILLAHDHYTVDVVVAYFITTRLFWWYHTMANQQSLKETSQSNPFSRVWWYRLFQYFEENVNGTVPRNYQLPSSWRSLQWSRSVKYSKLDIQ, from the exons ATGAAGAGGGTAGCGGCATGGTCACCAGAGGACGTATCTGACTGGTTGAGCAAAGAGGGGATGCCAGAGTACATCGATGCCCTCCATCAAACAGACGGCCCCGCCCTGCTCAGGCTCACAGAGGCAAATTTCCAGATGCCGCCCCTCTCGCTGGTCTCATCTGATGGCGGACAGCAACTGTTGGAGAAAGTAGAGACACTGCGGATAGAGACTCATATCGAGGCTCATAAAAATGGGCATGCAAACGGGCATGCTGGTGGGTTGCCCAATGGGACTAGCAAGGCCCTAAGGAATGGCACATTGGGGATGAAGGACTTCAGGATGGAGATGGTCCACATCCCCATCCCCCCTACAATGGAAGCGACACGCACCTCCTTCCCTGCCGAGTGGGGGAAGACGGGCATAGCGTTCGTCTATGCGGTGGTGTGCTTTGTGACCACCACTGTCGTCATTTCGGTGGTCCATGAGAGAGTACCGTCAAAGGAGCATACCCCACCGCTGCCTGATAAGTTCTTCGACCTGTTTAACAGGATAGAGTGGGCCTTCTCCATCTGTGAGATCAACGGCATGCTGCTAGTGGGACTCTGGCTGATACAGTGGATTCTACTCAAGCACAG GTCAATTGTAGGCAGGCGGTTCTTCTTCATTGTTGGCACACTCTATCTGTACCGGTGTATTACAATGTACATCACCACTCTGCCTGTTCCCGGGATGCACTTCAAATGCTCTCCAAAG CTTCTTGGGAACTGGGAAGCGCAGATGAGAAGAGTAATGAAGATGATTGCTGGTGGGGGCCTATCAATCACAGGTTCCCACACCATGTGTGGAGACTATCTGTACAGTGGCCACACTGTTATGTTAACACTAACATACCTCTTCATCAAGGAGT ATTCCCCCAAACGCTTCTGGTGGTACCACTGGATTTGCTGGCTCTTGAGCGCTGTGGGAATTTTCTGCATCCTCCTGGCCCATGACCACTACACTGTGGATGTGGTGGTGGCATATTTTATCACTACACGCCTCTTCTGGTGGTACCACACTATGGCCAACCAGCAG tcacTGAAAGAGACATCACAGAGTAACCCGTTCTCGCGGGTGTGGTGGTATAGACTGTTCCAATACTTTGAAGAAAACGTCAACGGCACAGTCCCTCGAAATTATCAGCTGCCGTCATCATGGCGATCTTTGCAGTGGAGCCGCAGTGTAAAATACAGCAAACTGGACATCCAGTGA